Proteins from one Embleya scabrispora genomic window:
- a CDS encoding HAD family hydrolase: protein MVFLRRRSRTENNHDNAVRAGEAAAAAAHASAPARAPGEADAPARIGAAFFDLDNTVMQGASIFHLARGLYARRFLTTRDIARFGWQQARFRLGGEHMGHVGDAQESALSFAKGHTVEEIRAIGEEIFDECMADKIWPGTRALAQMHLDAGRQVWLVTAAPIEIADTIAGRLGLTGALGTVPETRAGVYTGRLVGELLHGEAKAQAVRALAAREGLDLGDCSAYSDSANDIPMLTLVGDPCAVNPDARLRRHARAHGWRVKDYRTGRKAARIGLPAAAGIGAVAGAVAAGTAVRRRVPTRI, encoded by the coding sequence ATGGTTTTCTTGCGCCGGCGATCGAGGACCGAGAACAACCACGACAACGCCGTGCGGGCGGGCGAGGCGGCGGCGGCCGCAGCGCACGCGAGCGCCCCGGCGCGCGCCCCCGGTGAGGCCGATGCGCCCGCGCGGATCGGCGCCGCGTTCTTCGACCTGGACAACACCGTCATGCAGGGCGCGTCGATCTTCCATCTGGCCCGGGGCCTGTACGCGCGCCGGTTCCTGACCACCCGCGACATAGCCCGGTTCGGCTGGCAGCAGGCCAGGTTCCGGCTCGGCGGGGAGCACATGGGGCACGTGGGCGACGCGCAGGAGAGCGCGCTGTCGTTCGCCAAGGGGCACACGGTCGAGGAGATCCGGGCGATCGGCGAGGAGATCTTCGACGAGTGCATGGCGGACAAGATCTGGCCGGGCACCCGGGCACTCGCCCAGATGCACCTGGACGCGGGCCGCCAGGTCTGGCTGGTCACCGCCGCGCCGATCGAGATCGCCGACACCATCGCCGGCCGCCTCGGCCTGACCGGCGCGCTCGGCACCGTGCCCGAGACCCGCGCCGGCGTGTACACCGGCCGCCTGGTCGGCGAACTGCTGCACGGCGAGGCCAAGGCGCAGGCGGTCCGCGCGCTCGCCGCCCGCGAGGGGCTGGACCTGGGCGACTGCTCGGCCTACAGCGACTCGGCCAACGACATACCGATGTTGACCCTGGTGGGCGATCCGTGCGCGGTCAATCCGGACGCCCGACTGCGCCGCCACGCCCGGGCGCACGGGTGGCGCGTGAAGGACTACCGCACCGGCCGCAAGGCCGCCCGGATCGGCCTGCCGGCCGCCGCCGGGATCGGCGCGGTCGCGGGCGCCGTGGCCGCCGGAACCGCCGTCCGGCGGCGGGTGCCGACCCGGATCTGA
- a CDS encoding glutaredoxin family protein yields MNPFRRRPDAATRSVTLLSKPGCHLCDDARVVIERVTGELGVTWTEVDITRDADLQHKYWEQIPVTLVDGKQHDFWRVDERRLRKALGG; encoded by the coding sequence GTGAATCCTTTCCGCCGCCGCCCCGACGCCGCGACCCGCTCCGTGACGCTGTTGAGCAAGCCGGGCTGTCACCTGTGTGACGACGCCCGGGTCGTGATCGAACGGGTGACCGGGGAACTGGGGGTGACCTGGACCGAAGTCGACATCACGCGGGACGCGGACCTCCAGCACAAGTACTGGGAGCAGATCCCGGTGACCCTGGTGGACGGCAAGCAGCACGATTTCTGGCGGGTGGACGAGCGGCGGCTGCGCAAGGCGCTCGGCGGCTGA